From a region of the Tautonia rosea genome:
- a CDS encoding sigma-70 family RNA polymerase sigma factor — MRRLGDAGYREGAGLRIMEGEGWQVGRLGGRVGGNLWGVGGVEGDTMTGFEDDQELVEASRAGSAEAFGELVRRHQDRLYPTLVRLTGSAEDAQDLLQESFLRAYRKLGRFRGGSSFYTWLYRLAVNLALSHRRRRKGPARLSELWVDRETELDPADLSERSDPTLPAERAERDAMIQAALDALAPDHRAVVVLKEFDGLRYEEIAAILDIPVGTVRSRLHRARKELRDQLSDFLDESPVRQGPLDSD; from the coding sequence ATGAGGCGTCTGGGAGACGCGGGGTATCGGGAGGGGGCGGGATTGAGGATCATGGAGGGGGAGGGTTGGCAGGTCGGTCGATTGGGGGGGAGGGTTGGCGGGAACCTTTGGGGGGTGGGGGGCGTCGAAGGGGATACGATGACCGGGTTCGAGGATGACCAGGAGCTGGTCGAGGCGAGTCGGGCGGGTTCGGCGGAGGCCTTCGGGGAGCTGGTCAGGAGGCATCAGGATCGGCTCTATCCGACCCTGGTGAGATTGACCGGGTCGGCGGAGGACGCCCAGGACCTGCTGCAAGAGTCGTTTCTGCGCGCCTACCGGAAACTGGGGAGGTTTCGGGGGGGTAGCTCCTTTTATACGTGGCTGTACCGCCTGGCCGTGAACCTGGCGTTGAGTCATCGGAGGCGTCGGAAGGGGCCGGCGAGGCTCTCGGAGCTGTGGGTCGATCGGGAGACCGAGCTTGACCCGGCGGACCTTTCCGAGCGATCCGACCCCACCTTGCCGGCCGAACGGGCCGAGCGAGACGCGATGATCCAGGCCGCCCTGGACGCGCTGGCACCCGACCACCGGGCCGTGGTGGTCCTGAAGGAGTTCGACGGCCTGCGGTACGAGGAGATCGCCGCGATCCTGGACATTCCCGTCGGCACCGTCCGGAGCCGATTGCACCGGGCCCGCAAAGAGCTTCGCGATCAGCTTTCGGACTTCCTGGATGAATCGCCGGTTCGCCAGGGGCCGCTCGACTCGGACTGA
- a CDS encoding anti-sigma factor family protein — MPTIDDTLIHAYVDGELDPESRLLVEQAAQADPRVARELGELARLHGLMSNVHRPPDLPDVSGEVVAHIQRADARRRALQPIASSTILALAALLMVTLFWNRPVPWGGQGQHVVVMVPANEQGEAVDPGAIAPAEQEAALVAESNGAASEPSETEVPSEAPEVVVAEATEAIPDDQAAFLLDLVDLDRSRTIVIEPVAGVSAEEVAEELNLLLRDTLRTDPRYGHLTESGDAPADLFLLVANPTEQTNLINRLEESLGDRCRVVEPAEADASPSLLFGDAGRLVLKSVEEAAPLRSSQERLLANRGHDHDPEATVSDPRVMVPPQRHGVPSLPPMPGRSPEVVQESEGDDGPPGVMVFWVRPSR; from the coding sequence ATGCCCACAATTGACGACACCCTGATTCACGCCTACGTCGATGGCGAGCTTGACCCCGAGTCGCGCTTGCTCGTCGAACAGGCGGCTCAGGCCGATCCTCGGGTGGCTCGCGAACTTGGCGAGCTGGCCCGATTGCACGGCCTGATGAGTAATGTTCACCGACCGCCCGACCTGCCGGACGTTTCCGGAGAGGTGGTGGCGCATATCCAGCGGGCCGACGCTCGGCGACGGGCCTTGCAGCCGATTGCCTCGTCGACCATTTTGGCGCTGGCGGCCCTGTTGATGGTCACCCTGTTCTGGAACCGGCCGGTTCCGTGGGGGGGTCAGGGGCAACATGTGGTGGTGATGGTCCCGGCCAATGAACAGGGCGAAGCCGTGGACCCCGGCGCGATCGCGCCGGCCGAGCAGGAGGCCGCGCTCGTGGCGGAGTCCAACGGCGCGGCTTCGGAGCCGAGCGAGACCGAGGTGCCTTCCGAGGCCCCTGAGGTCGTGGTGGCCGAGGCTACCGAGGCGATCCCCGACGACCAGGCGGCGTTTCTGCTGGATCTGGTCGATCTGGACCGGTCGCGGACCATCGTCATCGAGCCGGTGGCCGGGGTTTCGGCTGAGGAGGTGGCCGAGGAGCTGAACCTGCTGCTCCGCGACACGCTCCGAACCGACCCCCGCTATGGTCATCTGACGGAGTCGGGTGACGCCCCGGCCGACCTGTTCCTGCTGGTCGCCAACCCGACCGAGCAAACCAATTTGATCAACCGGCTTGAGGAATCGCTGGGCGACCGCTGCCGGGTGGTCGAGCCGGCGGAGGCCGATGCGTCGCCGTCGCTGCTGTTCGGGGATGCCGGGAGGCTGGTCCTCAAGAGCGTGGAAGAGGCGGCCCCGTTGCGATCGAGTCAGGAGCGTCTTCTGGCCAATCGGGGGCACGATCATGATCCTGAGGCAACCGTGAGCGATCCGAGGGTGATGGTCCCTCCGCAACGCCACGGGGTGCCGAGTCTTCCGCCGATGCCGGGACGATCGCCCGAGGTCGTTCAGGAATCGGAAGGCGACGATGGACCTCCCGGGGTGATGGTGTTCTGGGTCCGGCCGTCGCGTTGA
- a CDS encoding lactate racemase domain-containing protein, which translates to MRVAVAFQDEQVAFDVSDDRLVAAWNGPEGMSRDALRDHFRRDLEEPRGYPPLRQNVVPGDRVALAIDPDVPDVARLVAIVSEVLTEAGVESIEAVSLGPIPPSQRDDWPASIRLETHAPASENTQTMAYLASTQAGRRIYLNRTLTEADVVVPIGGLGFDEVLGYRGPWSTIFPGLSNAETQQSERDAPAGVGHRGPVLEESGEVSWLLGSLFHVGVLPGRSGAAGLFVGEAGEVREAGIQAVDDAWTFRPESRAELVIAGIGAPGRPTSLDDLAKGLATAMTLVHRGGKIAVLSRVAGTPGPALQRLMALDDPSRGGVKALREARKEPDALTALAIAEALAWADLYLLSALDDQLVDDLGMIALGSADEARRLAGGASSCVVLSQADRTRAQAVED; encoded by the coding sequence ATGCGGGTTGCGGTCGCGTTTCAGGACGAGCAGGTGGCCTTTGATGTGAGCGACGATCGCCTTGTCGCCGCCTGGAACGGCCCAGAGGGGATGTCGCGTGATGCCTTGCGCGACCACTTCCGCCGCGACCTGGAGGAGCCGAGGGGCTACCCACCGCTGAGGCAGAATGTCGTGCCCGGCGACCGGGTCGCGCTGGCGATCGACCCGGACGTGCCGGACGTGGCCCGGCTGGTCGCGATTGTGAGCGAGGTGCTGACCGAGGCGGGGGTGGAGTCGATTGAAGCGGTGAGCCTGGGGCCGATTCCGCCTTCGCAGCGCGACGATTGGCCGGCCTCGATCCGGCTGGAAACGCACGCGCCCGCCTCCGAGAACACGCAAACGATGGCCTATCTGGCCAGCACCCAGGCCGGGCGTCGGATCTATTTGAACCGGACTCTGACCGAGGCCGACGTGGTGGTGCCGATCGGAGGGCTCGGGTTCGACGAGGTGCTTGGCTATCGCGGCCCCTGGAGCACGATTTTCCCGGGGCTGAGCAACGCCGAAACCCAGCAGAGTGAACGGGATGCGCCCGCCGGGGTCGGCCACCGAGGGCCGGTTCTGGAGGAGTCGGGCGAGGTGTCGTGGCTGCTCGGGAGCCTCTTTCATGTGGGGGTCTTGCCCGGTCGATCGGGAGCCGCCGGGTTGTTCGTCGGCGAGGCCGGCGAGGTGCGCGAGGCGGGCATTCAGGCCGTGGACGACGCCTGGACCTTCCGCCCCGAAAGCCGGGCCGAGCTGGTGATCGCCGGGATTGGCGCTCCCGGTCGGCCGACGAGCCTCGACGACCTGGCCAAGGGGCTGGCCACGGCCATGACGCTCGTTCATCGAGGGGGCAAGATCGCCGTGCTCTCGCGTGTTGCAGGAACACCCGGCCCGGCGTTGCAACGTCTGATGGCGCTGGATGACCCCTCTCGGGGGGGCGTCAAGGCGCTTCGGGAGGCCCGGAAGGAGCCCGATGCGCTGACCGCGCTGGCCATTGCCGAGGCATTGGCCTGGGCCGATCTGTATTTGCTCAGCGCGCTCGACGATCAGCTTGTGGACGACCTGGGGATGATTGCGCTCGGCTCGGCCGACGAGGCGCGCCGCCTGGCCGGGGGAGCGTCGTCGTGCGTGGTGCTCAGCCAGGCCGACCGGACCCGGGCGCAGGCGGTCGAGGATTAG
- the ygfZ gene encoding CAF17-like 4Fe-4S cluster assembly/insertion protein YgfZ, whose product MPNSPTPAAVALESKVVMADWPGRARVRVVGPDRAKFLHNLTTNDINRKTSGSGCEAFVTSPQGKTLGFITLVILDEEILLRTEAEGLPPILPHLRKYGVLEEVELEEATASTFELHLAGPLVGEVMAAVGVATLPEGELDHLTAEIAGRPVRVVRERPIGADGVTVIGAIEDVEAVRSALIAAGEPIGLVTLSAEAFDAFRIEAGTPASGRDVTEKNLPQELDRNERAISFVKGCYLGQETVARLDALGHVNRLIRGLEIDAETPPPGGSKLFAGEKEVGWIGSSAVSERSGRPIALAYVRTSHVKPGSAVSVREESGNEAPATVRGEVGGRQ is encoded by the coding sequence ATGCCCAACTCTCCTACTCCTGCCGCGGTTGCCCTGGAGTCGAAGGTGGTGATGGCCGACTGGCCAGGACGGGCCAGAGTGCGGGTCGTCGGGCCCGATCGGGCGAAGTTCCTGCATAACCTGACGACCAACGACATCAACCGGAAAACCTCGGGATCGGGGTGCGAGGCGTTCGTGACGAGTCCGCAGGGGAAGACGCTGGGGTTCATCACGCTGGTGATCCTCGACGAGGAAATTCTGCTGCGGACCGAGGCTGAGGGGCTGCCGCCGATCTTGCCTCATTTGAGGAAGTACGGGGTGCTGGAAGAGGTCGAACTGGAGGAGGCGACCGCCTCGACCTTCGAACTGCATCTGGCCGGGCCGCTCGTGGGGGAGGTGATGGCGGCGGTCGGGGTCGCAACCTTGCCGGAAGGGGAGCTGGACCACCTCACGGCCGAAATTGCCGGGCGTCCGGTGCGGGTGGTCCGGGAACGGCCGATCGGGGCCGACGGGGTGACGGTGATCGGCGCGATCGAGGATGTCGAGGCGGTGCGATCGGCCCTGATCGCGGCAGGCGAGCCGATCGGCCTGGTGACGCTCTCGGCCGAGGCGTTCGATGCGTTTCGAATCGAGGCGGGAACGCCGGCCTCAGGCCGGGATGTGACCGAGAAGAACCTGCCGCAGGAACTCGACCGGAATGAGCGGGCGATCAGCTTCGTGAAGGGATGCTATCTTGGGCAGGAGACGGTGGCCCGACTCGATGCGCTCGGGCACGTCAACCGGTTGATTCGAGGGCTGGAGATCGACGCCGAGACGCCCCCGCCGGGCGGATCGAAGTTGTTCGCCGGAGAGAAAGAGGTGGGCTGGATCGGCTCGTCGGCGGTTTCGGAACGCTCGGGACGGCCGATTGCGCTGGCTTATGTGCGGACGTCTCATGTGAAGCCCGGCAGCGCGGTGAGCGTTCGGGAGGAGTCGGGGAATGAGGCCCCGGCGACGGTGCGGGGAGAAGTAGGCGGTAGGCAGTAG